One Phycisphaeraceae bacterium genomic window carries:
- a CDS encoding arginine N-succinyltransferase has protein sequence MFVIRPAKADDLDTLLKLAKMVYFINLPPDRDIISEKIRRSRRSFEGETQSGTKRPSGGVQAGLSNESPLFMFVLEDPETGNALGTSQVVARMGGPGNPNLAMKLRKREFFSRDLQDGAIHVTAQVVLDESGPTEIGGLILQPSFRGHKAKLGKQLAMVRFHYIGLHRRLFAERVLAEMMAPITDDGRNEFWEALGRRFINMSYAEADRFCQRSREFMTSLLPREEIYLTLLPAEARRVVGEVNVETVPARKMLESFGFRYHDMIDPFDGGPHLEAKTDEIGVVKATSRKPLLGVADDKACSGEAIVSVDGRDTTHEEFRAVLCGFVEDDTGVRLPARAVELLGTREGATLGFTLLKPSGGSGGSAARTPHHASA, from the coding sequence ATGTTCGTGATCCGACCCGCCAAAGCCGACGACCTCGACACGCTGCTCAAGCTGGCGAAGATGGTCTACTTCATCAACCTGCCCCCGGACCGCGACATCATCTCCGAGAAGATCCGGCGCAGCCGTCGCTCGTTCGAGGGCGAAACGCAGTCCGGGACGAAACGCCCCTCGGGCGGCGTGCAGGCCGGGCTCTCCAACGAGTCGCCCCTGTTCATGTTCGTCCTCGAGGACCCCGAGACCGGCAACGCGCTGGGAACCTCGCAGGTCGTCGCGCGCATGGGCGGGCCGGGCAACCCCAACCTCGCGATGAAGCTGCGCAAGCGCGAGTTCTTCAGCCGCGACCTGCAGGACGGCGCGATCCACGTCACAGCCCAGGTCGTCCTCGACGAGAGCGGGCCGACCGAGATCGGCGGGCTCATCCTCCAGCCCAGTTTCCGCGGCCACAAGGCCAAGCTCGGCAAGCAGCTCGCGATGGTCCGCTTCCACTACATCGGGCTCCACCGCCGGCTTTTCGCCGAACGCGTGCTCGCCGAGATGATGGCGCCCATCACCGACGACGGGCGCAACGAGTTCTGGGAGGCGCTGGGCCGACGCTTCATTAACATGAGCTATGCCGAGGCCGACCGTTTCTGCCAGCGCTCGCGCGAGTTCATGACCTCGCTCCTGCCGCGCGAAGAGATCTACCTCACGCTGCTCCCGGCCGAGGCGCGCCGTGTCGTGGGCGAGGTGAACGTCGAGACCGTCCCGGCGCGCAAGATGCTCGAGAGCTTCGGCTTCCGCTACCACGACATGATCGACCCCTTCGACGGCGGCCCGCACCTCGAAGCAAAAACCGACGAGATCGGCGTCGTGAAGGCCACCTCGCGCAAGCCCCTGCTCGGCGTCGCCGACGACAAGGCGTGCTCGGGAGAAGCCATCGTGAGCGTCGACGGGCGCGACACCACGCACGAAGAGTTCCGCGCCGTGCTGTGCGGGTTCGTCGAGGACGACACGGGCGTGCGTCTGCCGGCGCGGGCCGTCGAGCTCCTCGGGACGCGCGAGGGCGCCACGCTCGGATTCACGCTGCTCAAACCCTCCGGGGGTTCGGGCGGCTCCGCCGCACGCACGCCGCACCACGCGTCCGCCTGA
- a CDS encoding aminotransferase class III-fold pyridoxal phosphate-dependent enzyme: MTTAQTASSSPAQPSAGDASATTVAQQLRSSPKIAQAIDAIVGEVREAQKRITDVRGPVSEQHRLDFEQFLKSAGEDRGREFMTPYMGSGAGNGPFVEMLDGSVKMDMLGGIGVHFFGHSDPDLVGTAVRAAATNDIAMQGHFQANAEPYEFSRLLLEQARKTSNLAHCFLSNSGAMANENALKICFQKKGAAPRVLAFQDCFLGRTVTMAQIGDSAAGREGIPLSTLIDYMPFYDHVAARRMGAGDVSGQTRYIDMCVWHLEQYIKRYPNQHAVFEMELVQGEGGFNTAPREFFKALMEVCRAHKIPVWDDEVQSFGRTTQMFCFETLELGEYIDVVTVGKMSQLCATLFTKDMNPRPGLIAGTFLGSTMSAAVGRRIIERLRDGGHYGPNGKHAKHHAVFVEQVRNLAAKHPNWFPPVPGAADIVGGLGGMMRFTPFGGEKSMIMKTCKALYDEGVIVLYCGHGPFHVRMLPPLGVLTEDMWPRAFRIVERALEKVATA; this comes from the coding sequence ATGACGACCGCTCAGACCGCATCATCCTCGCCCGCTCAGCCCAGCGCGGGCGACGCGTCCGCGACGACCGTGGCGCAGCAGCTGCGCAGCAGCCCGAAGATCGCGCAGGCCATCGACGCGATCGTGGGCGAGGTCCGTGAAGCCCAGAAGCGCATCACCGACGTGCGCGGGCCTGTCAGCGAGCAGCACCGCCTGGACTTCGAGCAGTTCCTCAAGAGCGCCGGCGAAGACCGCGGGCGCGAGTTCATGACGCCCTACATGGGCTCGGGCGCCGGCAACGGCCCCTTCGTCGAGATGCTCGACGGCTCGGTCAAGATGGACATGCTCGGGGGCATCGGTGTGCACTTCTTCGGGCACAGTGACCCCGACCTGGTCGGGACAGCGGTCCGCGCCGCCGCCACCAACGACATCGCGATGCAGGGCCACTTCCAGGCCAACGCCGAGCCGTACGAGTTCTCGCGACTGCTCCTCGAGCAGGCGCGTAAGACGAGCAACCTCGCGCACTGCTTCCTCAGCAATTCGGGCGCGATGGCCAACGAGAACGCGCTGAAGATCTGCTTCCAGAAGAAGGGCGCCGCCCCGCGCGTCCTCGCGTTCCAGGACTGCTTCCTCGGGCGCACCGTCACGATGGCGCAGATCGGCGACTCGGCCGCCGGGCGCGAGGGCATCCCGCTCTCGACGCTCATCGACTACATGCCCTTCTACGACCATGTCGCCGCCCGGCGCATGGGCGCCGGCGATGTCTCGGGCCAGACCCGCTACATCGACATGTGCGTCTGGCACCTCGAGCAGTACATCAAGCGATACCCCAACCAGCACGCGGTCTTCGAGATGGAGCTGGTGCAGGGCGAGGGCGGGTTCAACACCGCGCCGCGCGAGTTCTTCAAGGCCCTCATGGAGGTCTGCCGCGCGCACAAGATCCCCGTGTGGGACGACGAGGTGCAGTCCTTCGGGCGCACCACGCAGATGTTCTGCTTCGAGACGCTTGAGCTGGGCGAGTACATCGATGTCGTGACCGTCGGCAAGATGAGCCAGCTCTGCGCGACGCTGTTCACGAAGGACATGAACCCCAGGCCCGGCCTGATCGCCGGCACCTTCCTGGGCTCGACGATGAGCGCCGCGGTGGGCCGGCGCATCATCGAGCGACTGCGCGACGGCGGGCACTACGGGCCCAACGGCAAGCACGCCAAGCACCACGCGGTCTTCGTCGAGCAGGTCCGCAACCTCGCCGCCAAGCACCCCAACTGGTTCCCGCCCGTCCCCGGCGCCGCGGACATCGTGGGCGGGCTGGGGGGAATGATGCGTTTCACGCCCTTCGGCGGCGAGAAGAGCATGATCATGAAGACCTGCAAGGCGCTCTACGACGAGGGCGTGATCGTTCTGTACTGCGGCCACGGCCCCTTCCATGTCCGCATGCTCCCGCCCCTGGGCGTGCTGACCGAGGACATGTGGCCCCGCGCGTTCCGCATCGTCGAGCGCGCGCTCGAGAAGGTCGCCACCGCCTGA
- a CDS encoding HAD family phosphatase produces the protein MRKPNYDILALDLDGTLLGPTGGVSEANIEAVDAARRAGIEVVICTGRGLVESKKAIAAIRAHERMPGLLDAPVVVAGGSMIADASTGRTLQRWPMNTDLVRRVVGRFRDANSASMVLKDPDAAGFDYLIVDTGPLDPVNVWWFEKMGIRRRHIPELDHDEHPEHTVRVGLAATTDRMFHLGQEIISEFEREATLHHFAAVSSQNTGNGLIGKSTTVHILEVFDKAVTKWTAIDWIAQRRGVARERVAAIGDEINDVAMLAGAGLGVAMGNAVTKVKDVADKHVASHEDDGVAEAIDHILRGEW, from the coding sequence ATGCGAAAGCCGAACTACGACATCCTGGCGCTCGACCTCGACGGGACGCTGCTCGGGCCCACCGGCGGCGTGTCGGAGGCGAACATCGAGGCCGTCGACGCCGCCCGCCGGGCGGGGATCGAGGTCGTGATCTGCACCGGGCGCGGGCTCGTCGAGAGCAAGAAGGCCATCGCCGCCATCCGCGCGCACGAGCGCATGCCCGGCCTGCTCGACGCGCCCGTCGTCGTCGCGGGCGGCTCGATGATCGCCGACGCGTCGACCGGGCGCACGCTGCAGCGCTGGCCCATGAACACCGACCTGGTGCGCCGCGTCGTCGGGCGCTTCCGCGACGCGAACAGCGCCTCGATGGTCCTCAAGGACCCCGACGCCGCCGGCTTCGATTACCTCATCGTCGACACCGGCCCGCTCGACCCGGTGAATGTGTGGTGGTTCGAGAAGATGGGCATCCGTCGCCGGCACATCCCGGAACTCGACCACGACGAGCACCCCGAGCACACGGTGCGCGTGGGGCTCGCCGCGACGACAGACCGGATGTTCCACCTGGGCCAGGAGATCATCAGCGAGTTCGAGCGTGAGGCCACGCTGCACCACTTCGCCGCCGTCTCGAGCCAGAACACCGGCAACGGGCTCATCGGCAAGAGCACGACGGTGCACATCCTCGAGGTCTTCGATAAGGCGGTCACGAAGTGGACCGCGATCGACTGGATCGCGCAGCGCCGCGGCGTGGCGCGCGAGCGCGTGGCCGCGATCGGCGACGAGATCAACGACGTCGCGATGCTCGCCGGCGCAGGCCTGGGCGTCGCGATGGGCAACGCGGTCACGAAGGTCAAGGATGTCGCCGACAAGCATGTCGCGTCGCACGAGGACGACGGCGTCGCCGAGGCCATCGACCACATCCTGCGCGGCGAGTGGTGA
- a CDS encoding carbon storage regulator, with the protein MLVITRREGEEIVIGDPRRPMGVVRIVGIKGDRVRVAFEFPREVEVHRREVADQIAEERDAVIAKIELATGTNAPR; encoded by the coding sequence ATGCTCGTCATCACCCGCAGAGAGGGCGAAGAGATCGTGATCGGCGACCCGCGTCGCCCGATGGGCGTCGTTCGCATCGTCGGGATCAAGGGCGACCGCGTGCGCGTCGCGTTCGAGTTCCCGCGAGAGGTCGAGGTCCACCGGCGCGAAGTCGCGGACCAGATCGCCGAGGAGCGCGACGCGGTCATCGCGAAGATCGAGCTCGCGACCGGCACGAACGCCCCGCGCTAA
- a CDS encoding NifU family protein, with protein MPTHELPQSNARPTTKPALRADIPLRDRVQSILDLIRPAVQSDGGDIELLEITSDGVVKVRMHGACVGCPSSSMTLRQGIERNLREHVPEVTGVQAVD; from the coding sequence TTGCCGACCCACGAACTGCCGCAGTCCAACGCCAGGCCGACGACCAAGCCCGCGCTCCGCGCGGACATTCCGCTGCGCGATCGCGTGCAGAGCATCCTCGACCTCATCCGGCCGGCGGTGCAGAGCGACGGGGGCGACATCGAGCTCCTCGAGATCACCTCGGATGGGGTGGTGAAGGTCCGGATGCACGGGGCGTGCGTGGGCTGCCCGTCGAGCAGCATGACCCTTCGCCAGGGCATCGAGCGGAACCTTCGCGAGCACGTGCCCGAGGTGACCGGCGTCCAAGCCGTTGACTGA
- the rsmA gene encoding ribosomal RNA small subunit methyltransferase A codes for MHTLSELRSMLDAHGLSPRKALGQNFLIDRNLGTKLVDEAGVHAGDLVLEVGPGAGALTELLLDRGCEVVACEMDEGLAALLRDRFMEAHSGRFTLIEGDCLARKHELNPAITDAIGGRGFTLVANLPYNAASPLMAVLLTDFPNCRAQYVTIQKEVGERLAARPGGKEYGPLTVIAQALATVRRVAVLPPECFWPRPGVTSAMLELKRRPDPLTDAPKALGALCQTLFSQRRKQIGSVLGRDHPLPEGVTHDMRPEQLSVAQLCALSTMWRGASDPA; via the coding sequence ATGCACACCCTCAGCGAACTCCGCTCCATGCTCGACGCGCACGGCCTCTCGCCCCGCAAGGCGCTGGGACAGAACTTCCTCATCGACCGAAACCTCGGGACGAAACTCGTCGACGAGGCCGGCGTGCACGCCGGGGACCTGGTACTGGAGGTCGGCCCGGGCGCCGGCGCGCTCACCGAACTGCTCCTCGATCGCGGCTGCGAGGTCGTCGCCTGTGAGATGGACGAGGGGCTCGCGGCGCTGCTGCGAGACCGCTTCATGGAGGCGCACTCCGGGCGCTTCACGCTGATCGAGGGCGACTGCCTCGCGCGCAAGCACGAGCTGAACCCGGCGATCACCGACGCGATCGGGGGGCGCGGGTTCACGCTCGTCGCGAACCTCCCGTACAACGCGGCCAGCCCGCTTATGGCGGTGCTGCTGACCGACTTCCCCAACTGCCGCGCGCAGTATGTGACCATCCAGAAGGAAGTGGGGGAGCGATTGGCGGCCAGGCCGGGCGGCAAGGAGTACGGCCCGCTGACGGTGATCGCCCAGGCGCTCGCGACGGTCCGGCGCGTCGCGGTGCTGCCCCCGGAGTGCTTCTGGCCGCGCCCGGGCGTGACGAGCGCGATGCTGGAACTGAAACGCCGCCCCGACCCGCTGACCGACGCCCCGAAGGCGCTCGGCGCGCTCTGCCAGACGCTGTTCAGCCAGCGCCGCAAACAGATCGGCTCGGTCCTTGGTCGCGACCATCCCCTGCCCGAAGGGGTCACGCACGACATGCGTCCGGAGCAACTCTCTGTGGCACAGCTCTGCGCGTTGTCGACGATGTGGAGGGGGGCGAGCGACCCGGCTTAG
- a CDS encoding M48 family metalloprotease: MLHLLLIALAVTLFASDALGPGARLAALSPGAAWLATGAVTLLVALAGGAWIRVCSSRLARSGRGIWIARAQRAGSTTRIAAVVAHAFCVLGLGWLDAVRAARGDWVLLDELVATAPPLLVFLAIWYAYAPIDRALWEATLLRTLDEGGSVGAPPGSSLRYATEQFRQHAAIVLVPLSIIWSWNESLIWLADRRGWTLASDASQLAFAGAQLIGVAIAFVITPPLMVRVWRTLPLGRGELRDRLEALCARHEVRCRDILVWRTAGGMLNGAVMGLLPRVRYILFTDALLESLSERQVEAVAAHEIAHIRRRHLPWLLGSIFASLWLGTSLVVWPAMGADALLGAALFTGPLASLVTAFGVVASLALAVTVFGAVSRAFERQADAFAVQSLSGLHAADAQPGDAITEEAAHAMAGALQAVAHFNAIPTQRFFWRHGSIRGRQRRVMALVGTPVRSTPADRHVRRIKRLTGAALVTLACVDGALFAISALT, from the coding sequence ATGCTCCATCTGTTGCTCATCGCGCTGGCCGTCACGCTCTTCGCGAGCGACGCGCTCGGGCCCGGCGCGCGCCTCGCGGCGCTCAGCCCGGGCGCCGCATGGCTCGCGACGGGCGCGGTGACGCTGCTGGTCGCGCTCGCCGGCGGCGCGTGGATCAGGGTGTGCTCGTCGCGACTCGCGCGCAGCGGGCGTGGGATCTGGATCGCGCGCGCCCAGCGAGCCGGCTCGACGACCCGCATCGCGGCGGTCGTCGCCCACGCGTTCTGCGTGCTCGGGCTGGGCTGGCTCGACGCGGTGCGCGCCGCGAGGGGCGACTGGGTCCTGCTCGATGAACTCGTCGCCACCGCGCCGCCCCTGCTCGTGTTTCTCGCGATCTGGTACGCCTACGCGCCCATCGATCGCGCCCTGTGGGAGGCGACGCTGCTGCGCACGCTCGACGAGGGCGGCAGCGTGGGCGCGCCGCCGGGGTCCTCGCTCCGCTACGCGACCGAGCAGTTCCGCCAGCACGCCGCGATCGTGCTCGTGCCTCTCTCGATCATCTGGTCGTGGAACGAATCGCTGATCTGGCTGGCCGACCGGCGCGGGTGGACGCTCGCGAGCGACGCCTCGCAACTGGCGTTCGCCGGCGCGCAGCTCATCGGCGTCGCGATCGCGTTCGTGATAACCCCGCCACTCATGGTGCGCGTGTGGCGCACGCTGCCCCTGGGCAGGGGCGAGCTGCGCGACCGGCTCGAAGCGTTGTGCGCGCGCCACGAGGTGCGCTGCCGCGACATCCTCGTGTGGCGAACCGCCGGCGGGATGCTCAACGGCGCGGTGATGGGGCTGCTGCCTCGCGTGCGCTACATCCTGTTTACCGACGCGCTGCTCGAATCACTCAGCGAGCGGCAGGTCGAAGCGGTGGCGGCCCACGAGATCGCGCACATCCGGCGTCGGCACCTGCCTTGGCTGCTCGGGTCGATCTTCGCCTCGCTCTGGCTCGGGACCTCGCTCGTGGTCTGGCCCGCGATGGGCGCCGACGCGCTGCTGGGCGCCGCGCTGTTCACCGGCCCGCTTGCGTCGCTGGTCACCGCGTTCGGGGTCGTGGCCTCGCTCGCGCTCGCCGTGACGGTTTTCGGCGCCGTCAGCCGCGCCTTCGAGCGCCAGGCCGACGCCTTCGCGGTTCAGTCTCTCAGCGGGCTCCACGCCGCCGATGCGCAGCCGGGCGACGCCATCACCGAGGAGGCCGCCCACGCGATGGCCGGAGCGCTCCAGGCGGTCGCGCACTTCAACGCCATCCCGACGCAGCGGTTCTTCTGGCGTCACGGCAGCATCCGCGGCAGGCAGCGCCGCGTGATGGCGCTCGTCGGAACGCCGGTCCGATCCACTCCGGCCGACCGCCACGTGCGAAGAATCAAGCGTCTCACCGGCGCGGCGCTGGTCACCCTCGCCTGCGTCGACGGGGCGCTGTTCGCGATCTCGGCGCTGACCTGA
- a CDS encoding diaminopimelate epimerase, giving the protein MRFTKAHGLGNDFVILDALQDPSILVRDLHAFARAACDRRAGIGADQLLTIEPPTRTTAAVRMRVFNADGSEAEMCGNGIRCVARLFASRDAGFAVFVVETRGGLYRCEALHDGSVRVGMGAPRFGAEAAGFAPGAASRVTGEPASVELHGRRGALVSVGNPHFVAFLDAPPEARMVERDGPLIERHEAFPLGVNAQFAFVESRDRVLLSTWERGAGMTSACGTGACATFAAGHAMGILGDAATVRLPGGELHFARTPEGEVQMTGPATIVFEGEWLGG; this is encoded by the coding sequence GTGCGATTCACCAAAGCGCATGGGCTCGGCAACGACTTCGTCATCCTCGACGCGCTGCAGGACCCGTCCATCCTCGTGCGCGACCTCCACGCGTTCGCCCGTGCCGCCTGCGACCGACGCGCAGGCATCGGCGCAGACCAGCTCCTCACCATCGAGCCGCCGACCCGAACCACCGCCGCGGTGCGCATGCGCGTCTTCAACGCCGACGGGAGCGAGGCCGAGATGTGCGGCAACGGCATCCGCTGCGTGGCGCGACTCTTCGCGAGCCGCGACGCGGGCTTCGCCGTCTTCGTCGTCGAGACCAGGGGAGGGCTCTACCGCTGCGAGGCGCTCCACGACGGGAGCGTGCGCGTCGGCATGGGCGCCCCGCGCTTCGGCGCTGAAGCAGCCGGGTTCGCGCCCGGCGCCGCGTCGCGCGTCACGGGCGAGCCGGCGTCGGTCGAGCTGCACGGGCGTCGCGGCGCGCTGGTGAGCGTGGGCAACCCGCACTTCGTCGCATTCCTCGACGCGCCGCCCGAGGCGCGCATGGTCGAACGCGACGGCCCCCTCATCGAACGCCACGAGGCCTTTCCGCTCGGCGTCAACGCGCAGTTCGCGTTCGTCGAGTCCCGCGATCGCGTCCTCCTCAGCACCTGGGAGCGCGGCGCCGGCATGACATCGGCCTGCGGCACGGGCGCGTGCGCGACGTTCGCCGCCGGGCACGCGATGGGGATCCTGGGCGACGCCGCGACCGTGCGGCTCCCGGGGGGAGAACTCCATTTCGCGCGCACGCCCGAGGGCGAGGTGCAGATGACCGGGCCGGCGACCATCGTGTTCGAGGGCGAGTGGCTGGGCGGGTGA
- a CDS encoding phosphotransferase codes for MMPGLTDASELAHALEPALRDACGGRLGAVRWFRTDWQRGGAATGFSTFQYEGESAPRDVVVKLPIGPTEHKTLVALGKTDAPTPRVAADGWELGSYDVGWVVMEKLPGLPLSVQNGHAKESFDLLAGAAAVYYKHSEEAWPIDASKVQKIDWAKLIEQGREAVKVSHIPHETEWNDALKKVQKGLAPVLARWDARPINAWKHGDLHAGNAMKRPEGSPWGPPCCVLLDFAEVAPGHWVEDAVYMERLHWAHSEKVDGVKPVSLLAKARKAVGLDNGDDYADLANIRRLLVAAAAPAFLRTDGSPRYLEAALGVLGRLAPVVMK; via the coding sequence ATGATGCCCGGACTCACCGACGCGAGCGAGCTCGCCCACGCCCTTGAGCCCGCGCTGCGCGACGCGTGCGGCGGCAGACTGGGGGCGGTCAGATGGTTCCGGACCGACTGGCAGCGAGGGGGCGCCGCGACCGGGTTCTCGACTTTCCAGTACGAGGGCGAGAGCGCGCCGCGCGACGTCGTCGTGAAGCTGCCCATCGGGCCGACCGAGCACAAAACCCTCGTGGCGCTGGGGAAGACCGACGCGCCCACGCCGCGCGTCGCGGCCGACGGGTGGGAACTCGGCTCGTACGACGTCGGCTGGGTGGTGATGGAGAAACTGCCGGGGCTGCCCCTGAGCGTGCAGAACGGGCACGCGAAGGAGAGCTTCGACCTGCTCGCCGGCGCCGCCGCGGTGTACTACAAGCACTCGGAAGAGGCCTGGCCCATCGACGCGAGCAAGGTCCAGAAGATCGACTGGGCGAAACTCATCGAGCAGGGTCGTGAGGCGGTGAAGGTCTCGCACATCCCCCACGAGACCGAGTGGAACGACGCGCTCAAGAAGGTGCAGAAGGGCCTGGCCCCGGTGCTCGCGCGCTGGGACGCCCGACCGATCAACGCGTGGAAGCACGGCGACCTGCACGCAGGCAACGCGATGAAGCGCCCGGAGGGCTCTCCCTGGGGCCCCCCCTGCTGCGTGCTCCTCGACTTCGCGGAAGTCGCGCCGGGCCACTGGGTCGAGGACGCTGTCTACATGGAGCGCCTGCACTGGGCGCATTCCGAGAAGGTCGACGGCGTCAAGCCCGTCTCGCTGCTCGCGAAGGCGCGCAAGGCGGTCGGGCTCGACAACGGCGACGACTACGCCGATCTGGCGAACATCCGTCGCCTCCTGGTGGCCGCGGCGGCCCCGGCGTTCCTGCGCACCGACGGCAGCCCGCGCTACCTGGAGGCGGCGCTGGGGGTGCTGGGGCGGCTGGCGCCGGTGGTGATGAAGTAA
- a CDS encoding SDR family oxidoreductase translates to MALLTGKVGLVFGVANDRSYATHIAEAILKHGGQCAFAHLPGEKNERRTAKAVEKMGVSNPWLFPCDAGNDADIDAIFTAYSAAHERLDFVIHSIAFADREWLQPGNFNKTPREAYLSAIDISAYTLAAFAKRAHEPMKASGGGSIIGMSYYGSEKVVPGYNVMGVAKAALECTARYLAAELGADNIRVNTISGGPLRTLASSAVGGIDTLLESTPLKSPLRRNVEGSDVGGAAAFLVSDLSSGITGENIYVDCGLSTIGI, encoded by the coding sequence ATGGCTCTTCTCACCGGCAAAGTCGGCCTCGTCTTCGGCGTCGCCAACGATCGTTCCTACGCCACGCACATCGCCGAGGCGATCCTCAAGCACGGCGGGCAGTGCGCCTTCGCGCATCTCCCCGGCGAGAAGAACGAGCGCCGCACCGCCAAGGCGGTCGAGAAGATGGGCGTCAGCAACCCGTGGCTTTTCCCCTGCGACGCCGGCAACGACGCCGACATCGACGCGATCTTCACCGCCTATTCCGCGGCCCACGAGCGTCTCGACTTCGTGATCCACTCCATCGCCTTCGCCGATCGCGAGTGGCTGCAGCCGGGCAACTTCAACAAGACGCCGCGGGAGGCGTACCTCTCGGCGATCGACATCTCGGCGTACACGCTGGCCGCGTTCGCCAAGCGCGCGCACGAGCCGATGAAGGCGAGCGGGGGCGGGTCGATCATCGGCATGTCCTACTACGGCAGCGAGAAGGTCGTCCCGGGGTATAACGTGATGGGCGTCGCGAAGGCTGCGCTGGAGTGCACCGCGCGCTACCTCGCGGCGGAACTGGGCGCCGACAACATCCGCGTGAACACGATCTCGGGCGGTCCCCTGCGCACGCTCGCGAGCAGCGCGGTGGGTGGCATCGACACGCTCCTCGAATCGACGCCGCTGAAGTCGCCCCTTCGGCGCAATGTGGAGGGCAGCGATGTCGGCGGCGCCGCGGCGTTCCTCGTCAGCGACCTCTCGTCGGGCATCACGGGCGAGAACATCTATGTCGACTGCGGGCTGAGCACGATCGGGATCTGA
- a CDS encoding M20/M25/M40 family metallo-hydrolase, with the protein MRPSQVTESRLTATEQRLCARIAKRRDELIEQLRRLVAIPTGHNHAPGLDEVRGILTQRLADLGAQVTIVPGDPKPSWLLGGSSGKAPPAAVCAKLTPDLPKLLFVGHMDTVFAPDGAFQVMNIASDGKSATGPGVVDMKGGLVTTIAALEALTAEGVGAAWTFVLTSDEETGSYHSEGVIREQASRHDLGLIMEPALPGGELVVERLGSGQFMVEAFGRSAHVGRAFETGVSAVNALARAIVAIAEMPDVAKGRIINIGPVQGGDATNAVPAHASAWGNVRYPSQNIADELSSMLSALETTENALPRVKVHTSFNRPAKPMTPDVESLALRAREAAESLGQKLPFAKTGGVCDGNILQDAGLPCIDTLGVRGGGLHTTDEWIELDSLVERAQLMAVLVSRLSERAAG; encoded by the coding sequence ATGCGCCCCTCTCAGGTGACGGAATCACGGCTGACGGCCACCGAGCAGCGCCTCTGCGCGAGAATCGCGAAGCGGCGCGACGAGTTGATCGAGCAACTCCGGCGCCTCGTCGCGATCCCCACCGGGCATAACCACGCGCCGGGACTCGACGAAGTCCGCGGCATCCTCACCCAGCGTCTCGCCGACCTCGGCGCGCAGGTCACGATCGTCCCGGGCGATCCTAAGCCCTCGTGGCTTCTGGGCGGGTCTTCCGGCAAGGCCCCTCCGGCGGCGGTCTGCGCGAAGCTCACGCCCGACCTCCCGAAGCTTCTTTTCGTGGGCCACATGGACACCGTGTTCGCCCCCGACGGCGCGTTCCAGGTCATGAACATCGCCAGCGATGGCAAGTCGGCCACCGGCCCGGGCGTGGTCGATATGAAGGGCGGTCTGGTGACGACCATCGCGGCGCTCGAGGCCCTCACCGCAGAGGGCGTGGGCGCCGCGTGGACCTTCGTGCTGACGAGCGACGAAGAGACCGGGAGTTATCACAGCGAGGGCGTGATCCGCGAGCAGGCGTCGCGCCACGACCTTGGCCTGATCATGGAGCCGGCGCTGCCGGGGGGCGAGCTGGTCGTCGAGCGCCTCGGCTCGGGGCAGTTCATGGTCGAGGCGTTCGGGCGTTCGGCGCACGTGGGTCGCGCGTTCGAGACCGGGGTGTCGGCGGTGAACGCGCTGGCCCGCGCCATCGTCGCGATCGCCGAGATGCCCGATGTCGCGAAGGGCCGGATCATCAATATCGGACCGGTGCAGGGTGGGGACGCGACGAACGCCGTGCCTGCGCACGCATCCGCCTGGGGGAATGTCCGGTACCCGAGCCAGAACATTGCCGATGAACTGTCTTCGATGCTCTCCGCCCTTGAGACAACCGAGAACGCGCTGCCGCGCGTGAAGGTGCACACCAGCTTCAACCGGCCCGCCAAGCCGATGACGCCAGATGTGGAATCGCTCGCCCTGCGCGCGAGGGAAGCCGCCGAGTCGCTCGGCCAGAAGCTGCCCTTCGCGAAGACCGGCGGCGTGTGCGACGGGAACATCCTGCAGGACGCCGGGCTCCCGTGCATCGACACGCTGGGAGTGCGCGGCGGGGGGCTGCACACGACAGACGAATGGATCGAGCTCGACAGTCTCGTCGAGCGCGCCCAATTGATGGCCGTGCTCGTCAGCCGGCTGTCGGAACGCGCCGCGGGCTGA